A genomic stretch from Theobroma cacao cultivar B97-61/B2 chromosome 4, Criollo_cocoa_genome_V2, whole genome shotgun sequence includes:
- the LOC18602472 gene encoding defensin-like protein 1, translated as MEKRSLGIFFLLLIVLAFQWVAQPAEGRVCESKSHKFKGPCLGDHNCALVCRNEGFSGGRCRGFRHRCFCTKLC; from the exons ATGGAGAAGAGATCGTTGGGGATTTTCTTTCTGCTGCTCATTGTCTTAGCCTTCC AATGGGTGGCGCAGCCAGCGGAGGGTAGAGTTTGCGAGTCAAAGAGCCATAAGTTCAAGGGCCCATGTTTGGGTGACCACAACTGTGCGCTGGTGTGCAGAAACGAAGGTTTCTCAGGTGGCAGATGTCGAGGATTCCGTCACCGCTGCTTCTGCACTAAGCTTTGCTAG
- the LOC18602473 gene encoding probable tRNA N6-adenosine threonylcarbamoyltransferase — MKKMIALGFEGSANKIGVGVVTLDGTILSNPRHTYITPPGQGFLPRETAQHHLQHVLPLIKSALKTAQITPDEIDCLCYTKGPGMGAPLQVSAIVVRVLSLLWKKPVVAVNHCVAHIEMGRIVTGADDPVVLYVSGGNTQVIAYSEGRYRIFGETIDIAVGNCLDRFARVLTLSNDPSPGYNIEQLAKKGEKFIDLPYVVKGMDVSFSGILSYIEATAEEKLKNNECTPADLCYSLQETLFAMLVEITERAMAHCDTKDVLIVGGVGCNERLQEMMRTMCSERGGRLFATDDRYCIDNGAMIAYTGLLAFAHGSSTPLEETTFTQRFRTDEVHAIWREKHESGDMNGLVEG; from the exons atgaagaaaatgatagCCCTTGGTTTTGAAGGATCAGCCAACAAGATTGGTGTTGGGGTTGTGACATTAGATGGCACCATTTTGTCAAACCCACGCCACACCTACATTACACCACCTGGCCAAGGATTCCTTCCACGAGAAACTGCTCAACACCATCTCCAGCATGTGCTTCCACTGATTAAATCGGCTTTAAAAACAGCCCAAATTACCCCTGATGAAATCGACTGCCTTTGTTACACCAAGGGTCCCGGTATGGGTGCACCGCTACAAGTTTCTGCCATTGTTGTTAGGGTTCTTTCATTGCTATGGAAGAAGCCCGTTGTTGCAGTTAATCACTGTGTTGCACATATTGAGATGGGAAGGATTGTAACTGGTGCAGATGATCCAGTTGTGTTGTATGTTAGTGGTGGGAATACTCAGGTTATAGCGTATAGTGAAGGGCGATACAGAATCTTTGGGGAGACTATTGACATTGCTGTTGGGAATTGCTTGGATCGGTTTGCTAGAGTTTTAACCCTCTCAAATGATCCAAGCCCTGGATATAACATTGAGCAG CTGgcaaagaaaggagaaaagttTATAGATCTTCCATACGTGGTCAAAGGGATGGATGTATCCTTTAGTGGAATATTGAGCTACATTGAAGCTACTGCAGAGGAGAagctaaaaaataatgaatgcaCCCCTGCAGATTTGTGCTACTCCCTTCAG GAAACTCTATTTGCAATGCTTGTGGAGATTACAGAGCGTGCTATGGCTCACTGTGATACGAAAGATGTTCTCATAGTTGGTGGTGTGGGTTGCAATGAGCGCTTGCAAGAGATGATGAGGACAATGTGTTCTGAACGAGGTGGTAGATTGTTTGCAACTGATGACAGGTACTGCATTGACAATGGAGCAATGATAGCATATACAGGTCTCCTTGCCTTTGCTCATGGGTCATCAACACCACTTGAGGAGACGACATTCACCCAGCGTTTTCGGACTGATGAGGTGCATGCAATCTGGAGGGAGAAACATGAGTCAGGTGACATGAATGGTCTTGTGGAGGGATGA